From one Nocardioides sp. Kera G14 genomic stretch:
- a CDS encoding glycosyltransferase family 2 protein, with protein MAAVGIVVRTKDRPHFLARALRSITAQTYVDWQAFIVNDGGDPAGVLEVVDALSPEDRAKVTIIDHPTSLGRWPSANAGVTAGETPYLVLHDDDDTWAPTFLETSVAYLDAHPLAPGVVSRIEIVWETPDLVETGREIFQEQLHDPLLGSTLLFNRFVPIGFLYRRELHAEVGLYNEELSVVGDWDFNLKVLSRWALTYLDGPPLAFWHQRPAAVGSDGNSVIGSGNAHEKMDGLVRDAALRQYVGENGLGLVLYLTKFIDQRFVDVENGLRRDILSGESGVVAAHRLKDTALSKLPWRRRS; from the coding sequence ATGGCAGCAGTCGGCATCGTGGTCCGCACGAAGGACCGCCCCCACTTCCTCGCGCGGGCCCTGCGGAGCATCACCGCGCAGACGTACGTCGACTGGCAGGCGTTCATCGTCAACGACGGCGGCGACCCTGCGGGTGTGCTGGAGGTCGTCGACGCCCTGAGTCCCGAGGACCGCGCCAAGGTCACGATCATCGACCACCCGACCTCCTTGGGGCGCTGGCCGAGCGCCAACGCGGGGGTGACGGCCGGGGAGACGCCGTACCTCGTCCTCCATGACGACGACGACACCTGGGCTCCGACGTTCCTCGAGACGTCGGTGGCCTACCTCGACGCGCATCCGCTCGCGCCGGGCGTGGTCAGCCGGATCGAGATCGTCTGGGAGACGCCGGACCTGGTCGAGACCGGCCGGGAGATCTTCCAGGAGCAGCTGCACGACCCGCTGCTCGGCTCCACGCTGCTCTTCAATCGCTTCGTGCCGATCGGCTTCCTCTACCGCCGCGAATTGCATGCGGAGGTCGGGCTCTACAACGAGGAGCTCTCGGTCGTCGGCGACTGGGACTTCAACCTCAAGGTGCTCTCCCGCTGGGCGCTGACCTACCTCGACGGGCCGCCGCTCGCCTTCTGGCACCAGCGTCCCGCGGCGGTCGGCTCCGACGGCAACTCCGTGATCGGCTCCGGCAACGCCCACGAGAAGATGGACGGCCTCGTCCGGGACGCCGCCCTCCGGCAGTACGTCGGCGAGAACGGCCTCGGCCTCGTGCTCTACCTGACGAAGTTCATCGACCAGCGCTTCGTCGATGTCGAGAACGGCCTCCGCCGAGACATCCTCTCCGGCGAGTCAGGTGTCGTCGCCGCGCATCGGCTCAAGGACACCGCGCTGTCGAAGCTGCCCTGGCGCCGGCGCTCCTGA
- a CDS encoding DEAD/DEAH box helicase — MSFIPLTGPAVLTVGARPREGSIVFSDDRRTVSLPIVSAVPVLTRALRDSAVHPSVGLLGAAAQYALKLIAEGKYDTLSDGSRAPVIQGDDVERLRLLAEFRSYEGVDGEGAEALAWAMVAATIDGMPGGSSQGLARRAAESTRPAGSLRERMLERQRARAAELEERMASIIGRSGGQRRSETVDDGLPAEISLSIRIEADEESLTEGVLRAVLQVHDEANPLHFADASVLWHDDPRIHHFGPRTRQQISLRLAEATRAWAPLERMRFQASPTELILEGDEVGSLLGEGVAALKAIGVDVMWPRSLGRELKAQAVLDVAPRPREESDWEEQLNTGLFARDDLFAFRWQLALGDEPLTDDEMDELAKAASPILKLRGSWTVVDPGIARKARKRMLRPLTGAEALGAALTGVGQIDGRSESPLSDVIVGATIEKLKQTVAEVGRGELLPVPPALRATLRDYQRRGLTWLAELTALGLGGVLADDMGLGKTVQLIALHLHRGAGPTLVVCPTSLMGNWEAEIARFAPGAPVRRFHGGERDLTDARQGFVLTTYGTMRRDARLLATVPWDLVVADEAQHLKNPASATARAIRTIPGTARVALTGTPVENDLSELWAILDWCVPGLLGSRKAFRKAWAAPIEAGIEAPTKQFADMVAPFLLRRRKTDPGIAPELPPKTETDHLLSLTKEQTVLYEAYVRDTMERIERLPGDDPARRGLILMMLTGLKQICNHPAQFLKQSLKQTQGRSGGRSQKLDLLDEVIETATSEGGAVLVFTQYVAMARLLEEHWTDVGIAHQFLHGGTPVAERERMIAAFQDGHVPVFLLSLKAGGTGLNLTRADHVVHVDRWWNPAVEDQASDRAWRIGQTKPVQVHRLVMRGTLEERIALLLEHKRALAEAVLGRGESALTELSNADLRDLVTLDRDGVNRAWR; from the coding sequence GTGAGCTTCATCCCCCTGACCGGTCCGGCGGTGCTCACCGTCGGTGCCCGGCCGCGGGAGGGGTCGATCGTCTTCTCCGACGACCGTCGCACGGTGTCGCTGCCGATCGTCTCGGCCGTGCCGGTGCTCACCCGCGCGCTGCGCGACTCGGCGGTGCACCCGTCGGTCGGGCTCCTCGGGGCAGCGGCGCAGTACGCGTTGAAGCTGATCGCCGAGGGGAAGTACGACACGCTCTCCGACGGCTCGCGTGCCCCCGTCATCCAGGGGGACGACGTGGAGCGGCTGCGGCTGCTCGCGGAGTTCCGCTCCTATGAGGGCGTCGACGGGGAGGGCGCCGAGGCGCTGGCCTGGGCCATGGTCGCCGCCACCATCGACGGCATGCCCGGCGGTTCCTCCCAGGGCCTCGCCCGCCGCGCGGCCGAGTCGACGCGACCTGCAGGCTCGCTGCGGGAGCGGATGCTCGAGCGCCAGCGGGCTCGTGCGGCCGAGCTCGAGGAGCGGATGGCCTCGATCATCGGCCGATCAGGTGGCCAGCGCCGGAGCGAGACGGTGGACGACGGCCTCCCGGCCGAGATCTCGCTGTCGATCCGCATCGAGGCGGACGAGGAGTCCCTGACCGAGGGCGTCCTGCGTGCCGTCCTGCAGGTGCACGACGAGGCCAACCCCCTGCACTTCGCCGACGCGTCGGTGCTCTGGCACGACGACCCGCGGATCCACCACTTCGGTCCGCGCACGCGGCAGCAGATCTCGCTGCGGCTGGCCGAGGCGACTCGGGCCTGGGCTCCGTTGGAGCGGATGCGGTTCCAGGCCTCGCCGACCGAGCTGATCCTCGAGGGCGACGAGGTCGGCTCCCTCCTGGGGGAGGGCGTCGCGGCCCTGAAGGCGATCGGCGTCGACGTGATGTGGCCCCGCTCCCTCGGTCGTGAGCTCAAGGCCCAAGCTGTGCTGGACGTGGCCCCGCGTCCCCGCGAGGAGAGCGACTGGGAGGAGCAGCTCAACACCGGCCTCTTCGCCCGTGACGACCTCTTCGCCTTCAGGTGGCAGCTCGCACTCGGTGACGAGCCGCTCACCGACGACGAGATGGACGAGCTGGCCAAGGCGGCCTCCCCGATCCTGAAGCTGCGCGGCTCGTGGACGGTCGTCGACCCCGGCATCGCCCGCAAGGCGCGGAAGCGGATGCTCCGCCCGCTCACCGGGGCCGAGGCCCTCGGTGCGGCGCTCACAGGTGTGGGCCAGATCGATGGCCGCTCGGAGTCGCCGCTCAGCGATGTCATCGTCGGCGCGACGATCGAGAAGCTCAAGCAGACGGTGGCCGAGGTCGGGCGCGGCGAGCTGCTGCCCGTGCCGCCCGCGCTTCGGGCGACGCTGCGTGACTACCAGCGCCGGGGTCTCACCTGGCTGGCAGAGCTGACCGCCCTCGGCCTTGGCGGCGTCCTCGCCGACGACATGGGTCTGGGCAAGACGGTGCAGCTGATCGCCCTCCACCTGCATCGTGGCGCGGGGCCGACGCTGGTCGTCTGCCCGACGAGCCTGATGGGCAACTGGGAGGCGGAGATCGCACGGTTCGCGCCGGGCGCGCCGGTGCGGCGGTTCCATGGCGGCGAGCGCGACCTGACGGACGCGAGGCAGGGGTTCGTGCTGACGACGTACGGCACGATGCGGCGCGACGCGCGGCTCCTCGCGACGGTGCCGTGGGATCTCGTCGTCGCCGACGAGGCCCAGCATCTCAAGAACCCTGCCTCCGCCACGGCGCGGGCGATCCGCACCATCCCAGGAACTGCACGCGTCGCGCTGACCGGGACGCCGGTGGAGAACGACCTCAGCGAGCTGTGGGCCATCCTCGACTGGTGCGTGCCCGGCCTGCTCGGCAGCCGCAAGGCCTTCCGCAAGGCGTGGGCGGCACCGATCGAGGCGGGTATCGAGGCGCCGACGAAGCAGTTCGCCGACATGGTCGCGCCGTTCCTGCTGCGGCGGCGCAAGACCGATCCGGGCATCGCGCCCGAGCTCCCGCCCAAGACGGAGACCGACCACCTGCTCAGCCTCACCAAGGAGCAGACGGTGCTCTACGAGGCGTACGTCCGCGACACGATGGAGCGGATCGAGCGGCTGCCGGGTGACGATCCGGCGCGTCGCGGTCTGATCCTGATGATGCTCACCGGCCTCAAGCAGATCTGCAACCACCCCGCGCAGTTCTTGAAGCAGAGTCTCAAGCAGACGCAGGGACGCTCAGGCGGGCGGAGTCAGAAGCTCGACCTCCTCGACGAGGTGATCGAGACCGCCACCAGCGAGGGCGGGGCGGTGCTCGTCTTCACCCAGTACGTCGCCATGGCGAGGCTCCTCGAGGAGCACTGGACCGACGTCGGCATCGCCCATCAGTTCCTCCACGGCGGCACCCCGGTGGCCGAGCGTGAGCGCATGATCGCGGCCTTCCAGGACGGACACGTGCCGGTCTTCCTGCTCAGCCTCAAGGCCGGCGGCACCGGCCTCAACCTCACGCGCGCCGATCACGTGGTCCACGTCGACCGCTGGTGGAACCCCGCGGTCGAGGACCAGGCCTCCGACCGGGCCTGGCGGATCGGCCAGACCAAGCCGGTCCAGGTCCATCGACTCGTCATGCGCGGCACCCTGGAGGAACGGATCGCGCTGCTCCTCGAGCACAAGAGGGCCTTGGCTGAGGCTGTTCTCGGCCGTGGTGAGAGTGCGTTGACCGAGCTCAGCAACGCCGACCTGCGCGACCTCGTCACGCTCGACCGCGACGGCGTCAATCGCGCCTGGCGCTGA
- a CDS encoding glutathione peroxidase, with translation MSLLDAQISTLDGEPTTLGALTGGKPALLVNVASKCGLTPQYEGLERIAESTPGLTVIGFPCNQFMGQEPGSPEEIQEFCSSTYGVTFPLTEKIEVNGEGRHEIYGALTTTPEASTGEAGDITWNFEKFLVDAEGQVVKRFGPRTEPEAPEVLEAINSLV, from the coding sequence ATGAGCCTCCTCGACGCCCAGATCTCCACCCTTGACGGCGAGCCGACCACCCTCGGCGCCCTGACCGGCGGCAAGCCCGCCCTCCTCGTCAACGTCGCCTCGAAGTGCGGCCTCACGCCGCAGTACGAAGGTCTCGAGCGGATCGCCGAGTCCACGCCCGGCCTGACCGTCATCGGCTTCCCGTGCAACCAGTTCATGGGCCAGGAGCCCGGCTCACCCGAGGAGATCCAGGAGTTCTGTTCGTCGACGTACGGCGTCACCTTCCCGCTCACGGAGAAGATCGAGGTCAACGGTGAGGGCCGACACGAGATCTACGGCGCACTGACCACCACGCCGGAGGCGAGCACCGGCGAGGCCGGCGACATCACCTGGAACTTCGAGAAGTTCCTGGTCGACGCCGAGGGGCAGGTCGTGAAGCGCTTCGGCCCCCGCACCGAGCCTGAGGCTCCCGAGGTGCTCGAGGCGATCAACTCCCTCGTGTGA